Proteins encoded within one genomic window of Brassica rapa cultivar Chiifu-401-42 chromosome A09, CAAS_Brap_v3.01, whole genome shotgun sequence:
- the LOC103841160 gene encoding mRNA cap guanine-N7 methyltransferase 2, with product MSGIIIPGSKPEQSHHRLFDFAKTAIIKIFAHPYTTVCELYCGEAPDTEKWEAALIGHYIGIDTSSSGISCVREAWESHRKSYNVEFFEADPSKEDLEIKVEKIVGEVDLVSCWRHLQLCFETEENARRLLTNVASLLKPGGYFFGITPDSSTIWAKYQKNVEAYHNRSGGTKPNVFPNYIRSESYMITFEVEEEKFPLFGKRYQLKFSGDNPPEDHCLVHFPSLIRLAREAGLEYVEIQSLTDFYDDNRAQFASLLMNAGPNFVDPRGKLLPRAFDLLGLYATFIFQKPDPDLEPPLSTPIPFESSNDNDEREFPMVTDTRAPSEDSSQGLGKISEQKGILGPGPADLRFSEAI from the exons ATGAGCGGCATCATCATCCCGGGTTCGAAACCGGAGCAGAGTCACCACCGCCTCTTCGATTTCGCCAAGACGGCCATAATCAAAATCTTCGCACATCCTTACACCACT GTTTGTGAGCTGTACTGCGGCGAAGCTCCCGACACCGAGAAATGGGAAGCTGCCCTAATCGGTCACTACATCGGAATCG ATACATCGTCTTCTGGAATATCTTGCGTACGAGAAGCTTGGGAGAGTCATAGGAAGAGTTACAATGTTGAGTTCTTTGAAGCTGATCCTTCCAAG GAAGATCTTGAAATCAAGGTAGAGAAGATAGTTGGGGAGGTTGATTTAGTTTCCTGTTGGCGTCATCTTcag TTATGCTTTGAAACTGAGGAGAATGCGAGAAGACTCCTGACCAATGTTGCAAGTTTACTGAAACCTGGTGGTTACTTTTTTGGAATCACTCCTGACTCTTCTACCATATG GGCAAAGTACCAGAAGAATGTGGAAGCATACCACAATAGGAGCGGAGGGACAAAGCCTAATGTCTTTCCTAACTACATTCGGTCAGAAAGTTACATGATCACTTTCGAAGTAGAGGAAGAAAA GTTTCCGTTGTTTGGAAAGAGGTATCAGCTGAAATTTTCTGGTGACAACCCTCCTGAAGACCATTGCTTGGTTCACTTCCCAAGCTTAATCAG GTTAGCGAGAGAAGCTGGCCTTGAATATGTGGAGATTCAAAGTTTAACAGATTTTTACGATGATAACAG AGCTCAATTTGCAAGCTTGCTGATGAATGCTGGCCCGAACTTTGTTGACCCTAGGGGAAAACTTCTTCCACGGGCATTTGATTTGTTAG GGCTCTATGCAACATTCATATTTCAGAAGCCTGACCCAGACCTTGAACCTCCTCTATCGACCCCAATACCTTTTGAGAGTTCTAATGATAACGATGAG AGAGAATTTCCGATGGTCACTGACACAAGGGCACCTTCAGAAGATTCATCCCAAGGACTTGGGAAGATTAGCGAGCAAAAGGGAATATTGGGACCTGGCCCTGCTGATTTACGTTTCTCCGAGGCTATTTGA
- the LOC103841159 gene encoding multiple myeloma tumor-associated protein 2 homolog, with product MYHPTRGGVRGGRDQFSWDEVKADKHRENYLGHSVKAPVGRWQKGKDLNWYARDKKQGGSNTDAMKEEIQRVKEQEEQAMREALGLAPKSSTRPQGNRLDKQEYTELIKRGSTAEDLGAGKADAVWVHGIGYAKAPRPWEDPSTLAPSQTEDKGPAPLPADAPVIKTVEDVPKDTERSQEKDKHEERKPAKRDREERHERRDKHEKREKRERHEKRHSRDSDDRKKHKKEKKDRKRRHDSDSD from the exons ATGTATCATCCGACGAGAGGCGGTGTTCGTGGTGGTCGAGATC AGTTTAGTTGGGATGAAGTGAAGGCTGATAAACATAGGGAGAACTATTTGGGTCACAGCGTCAAGGCCCCTGTTGGACGATGGCAAAAAG GTAAAGATCTTAACTGGTATGCTAGAGATAAGAAACAAGGGGGTTCCAACACGGATGCTATGAAAGAGGAGATTCAAAGAGTTAAGGAACAAGAGGAACAAGCCATGAGGGAGGCTCTGGGTTTAGCACCAAAGTCCTCTACAAGACCACAAGGCAATCGCCTTGACAAGCAAGAGTATACTGAACTTATCAAAAGGGGTTCAACAGCCGAGGACCTGGGTGCAGGGAAGGCTGATGCAGTTTGGGTTCACGGCATTGGCTATGCAAA AGCACCACGTCCTTGGGAAGATCCTAGCACCCTTGCACCCTCTCAGACAGAAGACAAAGGGCCAGCACCTCTGCCAGCAGATGCACCAGTGATCAAAACTGTTGAAGATGTACCAAAAGATACTGAGAGGAGTCAAGAGAAGGATAAGCACGAGGAAAGGAAACCTGCGAAGAGAGATAGGGAAGAGAGACATGAAAGGCGTGATAAACATGAAAAGCGCGAGAAACGTGAGAGGCATGAAAAGCGACACAGTCGTGATTCAGATGACAGGAAGAAGcacaagaaagagaagaaggatAGGAAGAGGAGGCATGACTCTGACTCCGATTGA